One Aquarana catesbeiana isolate 2022-GZ linkage group LG04, ASM4218655v1, whole genome shotgun sequence genomic region harbors:
- the LOC141141317 gene encoding E3 ubiquitin/ISG15 ligase TRIM25-like — protein MASSDLSAELYCTVCLNIYTDPVMLNCGHNFCRVCIDRVFDTQEESEGYSCPQCREEFQERPSPPRNITLRNITQHFLSAPPEPEKSGISCTYCIHTSVPTVKSCLLCEASLCYDHLRVHSKSPEHVLCDPTTTPEKRKCSVHKKILEYYCTKDSAAICASCALTGEHRGHQVETLKEAFIKKKKKLTNNLEKLITKREKTDERVRNLQEYRRRAQRELERVTALFGDIMRHVEDLEKKVLSKISMAEDILHLVNDLIQQLELKSEELSRKLHPLQELWPMTDPLTVLQISDTGDLCDTEDGEDEYIDMHDKLLHDVRDLDGASHMIGTDFTDIITGVTGGIVIQKAVDILLDEDTAHTDLCISYDKKTATKAGPYQPLLYSEERFMDYNQVLGSRSFSSGRHYWEVDLQRSNNWIIGMCYASIDRDGGDSLIGRNDVSWGLDRKGSKYKAVHDKNETVLHDIVPGKRVRVCLDYEAGQISFYMGAPLRHLHTFTATFTEPLYAVLGVWHSYISLV, from the coding sequence ATGGCGTCCTCAGACCTGAGTGCGGAGCTGTACTGTACCGTCTGCCTGAACATTTATACGGATCCTGTCATGTTGAattgtggacacaacttctgccgggtctgcaTTGATCGTGTGTTTGATACACAGGAGGAGTCTGAAGGTTATTCCTGTCCTCAGTGCAGGGAAGAGTTCCAGGAGAGACCTTCACCGCCCAGAAAtattactctgcgtaacatcactCAGCATTTCCTGTCTGCTCCACCAGAACCAGAGAAGTCCGGCATCtcctgtacttactgtattcacaccTCTGTACCTACTGTGAAATCCTGCCTACTTTGTGAAGCTTCTCTATGTTATGACCAtctgagagtccacagcaagtcaccagaacacgtcttatgtgaccccaccaccaccccggagaaaaggaaatgctccgtccataagaagatcctggagtattactgcaccaaGGACTCTGCTGCTATCTGTGCCTCCTGTGCTTTAACTGGAGAACATCGAGGACACCAGGTAGAGACATTGAAAGAGGcctttataaagaagaagaagaaactgaCAAATAATCTGGAGAAACTGATTACTAAGAGAGAGAAGACAGACGAAAGAGTCCGGAATCTGCAGGAATACAGGAGAAGAGCACAAAGAGAACTAGAGAGAGTAACTGCCCTGTTCGGAGACATCATGAGACatgtggaagacctggagaagaaagTCCTGAGTAAGATCTCCATGGCAGAGGACATCTTACATCTAGTCAATGATCTGATACAGCAGTTGGAGTTAAAGAgtgaggagctgtccaggaagctGCATCCCTTACAGGAGCTGTGGCCCATGACGGATCCATTGACCGTCCTACAGatatcagacacaggtgacttgtgtgatactgaggatggtgAAGATGAGTACATAGACATGCATGATAAACTCCTTCATGATGTAAGGGATCTGGATGGGGCCTCACATATGATCGGCACAGATTTTACGGATATAATAACTGGTGTAACTGGGGGGATCGTTATACAGAAAGCTGTAGACATTTTATTGGATGAGGACACGGCTCATACTGATCTATGTATCTCATATGACAAGAAGACTGCAACCAAGGCAGGTCCATACCAGCCTCTCCTATATTCTGAGGAGAGATTTATGGATTATAATCAAGTTTTAGGCAGTCGGAgcttctcctcagggagacattactgggaagtagaTCTCCAGAGATCCAATAACTGGATTATTGGGATGTGTTATGCCAGTATAGACAGGGATGGTGGAGACTCCTTGATTGGAAGGAATGACGTGTCCTGGGGTTTGGACAGGAAGGGTTCAAAATATAAAGCAGTACATGATAAAAATGAGACTGTGCTCCATGATATTGTTCCTGGTAAGCGAGTCCGGGTATGTCTGGATTATGAGGCTGGACAGATCTCCTTCTATATGGGTGCCCCCCTCCGCCACCTCCACACCTTCACtgccaccttcactgagcccctctatGCTGTGTTGGGTGTATGGCATTCATATATATCATTGGTTTGA
- the LOC141141318 gene encoding E3 ubiquitin/ISG15 ligase TRIM25-like: MASSDLSAELYCTVCLNIYTDPVMLNCGHNFCRVCIDRVFDTQEESEGYSCPQCREEFQERPSPPRNITLRNITQHFLSAPPEPEKTGISCTYCIHTSVPAVKSCLLCEASLCNDHLRVHSKSPEHVLCDPTTTPENRKCSVHKKILEYYCTKDSAAICASCALTGEHRGHQVETLKEAFIKKKKKLTNNLEKLITKREKTDERVRNLQEYRRRAQRELERVTALFGDIMRHVEDLEKKVLSKISMAEDILHLVNDLIQQLELKSEELSRKLHPLQELWPMTDPLTVLQISDTGDLCDTEDGEDEYIDMHDKLLHDVRDLDGASHMIGTDFTDIITGVTGGIIIQKAVDILLDEDTAHTDLCISYDKKTATKAGPYQPLLYSEERFMDYNQVLGSRSFSSGRHYWEVDLQKSNNWIIGMCYASIDRDGGDSLIGRNDVSWGLGRKGSKYKAVHDKNETVLHDVVPGKRVRVCLDYEAGQISFYMGSPLRHLHTFTATFTEPLYAVLGVWHSYISLV; encoded by the coding sequence ATGGCGTCCTCAGACCTGAGTGCGGAGCTGTACTGTACCGTCTGCCTGAACATTTATACGGATCCTGTCATGTTGAattgtggacacaacttctgccgtgTCTGCATTGATCGTGTGTTTGATACACAGGAGGAGTCTGAAGGTTATTCCTGTCCTCAGTGCAGGGAAGAGTTCCAGGAGAGACCTTCACCGCCCAGAAATATCACTCTGCGTAACATCACTCAGCATTTCCTGTCTGCTCCACCAGAACCAGAGAAGACCGGCATCtcctgtacttactgtattcacaccTCTGTACCGGCTGTGAAATCCTGCCTACTTTGTGAAGCTTCTCTATGTAATGACCAtctgagagtccacagcaagtcaccagaacacgtcttatgtgaccccaccaccaccccagagaacaggaaatgttccgtccataagaagatcctggagtattactgcaccaaGGACTCTGCTGCTATCTGTGCCTCCTGTGCTTTAACTGGAGAACATCGAGGACACCAGGTAGAGACATTGAAAGAGGcctttataaagaagaagaagaaactgaCTAATAATCTGGAGAAACTGATTACTAAGAGAGAGAAGACAGACGAAAGAGTCCGGAATCTGCAGGAATACAGGAGAAGAGCACAAAGAGAACTAGAGAGAGTAACTGCCCTGTTCGGAGACATCATGAGACatgtggaagacctggagaagaaagTCCTGAGTAAGATCTCCATGGCAGAGGACATCTTACATCTAGTCAATGATCTGATACAGCAGTTGGAGTTAAAGAgtgaggagctgtccaggaagctGCATCCCTTACAGGAGCTGTGGCCCATGACGGATCCATTGACCGTCCTACAGatatcagacacaggtgacttgtgtgatactgaggatggtgAAGATGAGTACATAGACATGCATGATAAACTCCTTCATGATGTAAGGGATCTGGATGGGGCCTCACATATGATCGGCACAGATTTTACGGATATAATAACTGGTGTAACTGGGGGGATCATTATACAGAAAGCTGTAGACATTTTATTGGATGAGGACACGGCTCATACTGATCTATGTATCTCATATGACAAGAAGACTGCAACCAAGGCAGGTCCATACCAGCCTCTCCTATATTCTGAGGAGAGATTTATGGATTATAATCAAGTTTTAGGCAGTCGGAgcttctcctcagggagacattactgggaagtagaTCTCCAGAAATCCAATAACTGGATTATTGGGATGTGTTATGCCAGTATAGACAGGGATGGTGGAGACTCCTTGATTGGAAGGAATGACGTGTCCTGGGGTTTGGGCAGGAAGGGTTCAAAATATAAAGCAGTACATGATAAAAATGAGACTGTGCTCCATGATGTGGTTCCTGGTAAGCGAGTCCGGGTATGTCTGGATTATGAGGCTGGACAGATCTCCTTCTATATGGGTTCCCCCCTCCGCCACCTCCACACCTTCACagccaccttcactgagcccctctatGCTGTGTTGGGTGTATGGCATTCATATATATCATTGGTTTGA
- the LOC141138966 gene encoding E3 ubiquitin/ISG15 ligase TRIM25-like: MVLENKEPLFILSLLSAMASSDLSAELYCTVCLNIYTDPVMLNCGHNFCRVCIDRVFDTQEESEGYSCPQCREEFQERPSPPRNITLRNITQHFLSAPPEPEKTGISCTYCIHSPVPALKSCLLCEASLCNDHLRVHSKSPEHVLCDPTTTPENRKCSVHKKILEYYCTKDSAAICASCALTGEHRGHQVETLKEAFIKKKKKLTNNLEKLITKREKTDERVRNLQEYRRRAQRELERVTALFGDIMRHVEDLEKKVLSKISMAEDILHLVNDLIQQLELKNEELSRKLHPLQELWPMMDPLTVLQISDTGDLCDTEDGEDEYIDMHDKLLHDVRDLDGASHMIGTDFTDIITGVTGGIIIQKAVDILLDEDTAHTDLCISYDKKTATKAGPYQPLLYSEERFMDYNQVLGSRSFSSGRHYWEVDLQKSNNWIIGMCYASIDRDGGDSLIGRNDVSWGLDRKGSKYKAVHDKNETVLHDIVPGKRVRVCLDYEAGQISFYMGAPLRHLHTFTATFTEPLYAVLGVWHSYISLV; encoded by the coding sequence ATGGTTTTGGAGAATAAGGAACCTTTGTTCATTCTCTCTCTTCTATCAGCGATGGCGTCCTCAGACCTGAGTGCGGAGCTGTACTGTACCGTCTGCCTGAACATTTATACGGATCCTGTCATGTTGAattgtggacacaacttctgccgggtctgcaTTGATCGTGTGTTTGATACACAGGAGGAGTCTGAAGGTTATTCCTGTCCTCAGTGCAGGGAAGAGTTCCAGGAGAGACCTTCACCCCCCAGAAATATCACTCTGCGTAACATCACTCAGCATTTCCTGTCTGCTCCACCAGAACCAGAGAAGACCGGCATCtcctgtacttactgtattcactcccccgTACCTGCTCTGAAATCCTGCCTACTTTGTGAAGCTTCTCTATGTAATGACCAtctgagagtccacagcaagtcaccagaacacgtcttatgtgaccccaccaccaccccggagaacaggaaatgctccgtccataagaagatcctggagtattactgcaccaaGGACTCTGCTGCTATCTGTGCCTCCTGTGCTTTAACTGGAGAACATCGAGGACACCAGGTAGAGACATTGAAAGAGGcctttataaagaagaagaagaaactgaCTAATAATCTGGAGAAACTGATTACTAAGAGAGAGAAGACAGACGAAAGAGTCCGGAATCTGCAGGAATACAGGAGAAGAGCACAAAGAGAACTAGAGAGAGTAACTGCCCTGTTCGGAGACATCATGAGACatgtggaagacctggagaagaaagTCCTGAGTAAGATCTCCATGGCAGAGGACATCTTGCATCTAGTCAATGATCTGATACAGCAGTTGGAGTTAAAGAatgaggagctgtccaggaagctGCATCCCTTACAGGAGCTGTGGCCCATGATGGATCCATTGACCGTCCTACAGatatcagacacaggtgacttgtgtgatactgaggatggtgAAGATGAGTACATAGACATGCATGATAAACTCCTTCATGATGTAAGGGATCTGGATGGGGCCTCACATATGATCGGCACAGATTTTACGGATATAATAACTGGTGTAACTGGGGGGATCATTATACAGAAAGCTGTAGACATTTTATTGGATGAGGACACGGCTCATACTGATCTATGTATCTCATATGACAAGAAGACTGCAACCAAGGCAGGTCCATACCAGCCTCTCCTATATTCTGAGGAGAGATTTATGGATTATAATCAAGTTTTAGGCAGTCGGAgcttctcctcagggagacattactgggaagtagaTCTCCAGAAATCCAATAACTGGATTATTGGGATGTGTTATGCCAGTATAGACAGGGATGGTGGAGACTCCTTGATTGGAAGGAATGACGTGTCCTGGGGTTTGGACAGGAAGGGTTCAAAATATAAAGCAGTACATGATAAAAATGAGACTGTGCTCCATGATATTGTTCCTGGTAAGCGAGTCCGGGTATGTCTGGATTATGAGGCTGGACAGATCTCCTTCTATATGGGTGCCCCCCTCCGCCACCTCCACACCTTCACagccaccttcactgagcccctctatGCTGTGTTGGGTGTATGGCATTCATATATATCATTGGTTTGA